The DNA segment AGGTGAAAATGTGTGTCACGCATGGTGTTGATTGATTGCAGGCGCAGGCCAGTTTATCAGAGTCAAGTCGAAAGTTGGATTTACTGAGAATGTCCCTAGACATGAGACGACAGGAATTACCAGCGGACAGTGCAACTGCTGCTCAATTAAAAACCGAATTGGCTAGTGTCCAATCAGCGAGTCCTGTACCAGTGACGTACACATCGTTGCAGCCTTTTCGAGGACCCCTGGAGGGTCGTGCCACTGTACCAGTTTCTGTGTCGAGGTGTGCAGCTGTGACGGGACAGTTGGAGGTGAGATTAATGGGATGTCAGGACCTCGCTGAGGAGGTTCCAGGGAGAACCAGGAGAGAGCATCATCCAGCGAGTCCAGACTTGCGGAGCTTCGTCAAAGGAGTCACTGGACGCAGCTCGAGTAAATCGTACAGTGTTAAGGATGAAACGAGTAACGATATTATGGCAGTTATAAAGCTTGATAATCAAACTGTTGCCCAGACGAGCTGGAGGCCGTGCTCGCAGCAGGCCTGGGACCAGAGATTCTCCATTGAGCTAGATAAATCGAGGGAATTGGAGATTGGTATCTACTGGAAGGATTGGCGATCTCTCTGTGCTGTCAAGTTCCTTCGGTTGGAGGAATTTATTGATGACGTTAGACATGGAATGGCTCTGCAGCTGGAGCCACAAGGGCTTCTATTCGCTGAGATAAGATTTTTGAATCCCATGATATCGAGAAAGCCCAAACTCCAGAGACAGAGGAAGATATTCAAGCAGCAAGCCAAGAACTTCCCCCGGGCTAATCAGATGAACATCAATGTCGCCACTTGGGGGAGATTACTGAAGAGATCTGCACCGTCTTTGCATAGTAATAGAAATTCAGAGAGTCCACCCTCCGGTGGTCAATCCATGCAGCTAGTGTTTGATGCCTCTTTGGAGGATAAAGCTGAAACTCCTGGGGAGATACCTGATCCTGATAAGGGGGGACTCAGTGGGGCTAGGCCACTGGGAATGTCCGCTTCCAGTGGAAGTTTAGCTCCTCAGAGTcatccaccaccaccacccagtgctccaccaccaccacctcctGTTGCCACTATCTCCAAAAAAGCGTCTATGATCTCTgtaccaccaccacctccaccgAAGCTCGATCATGAGGTGAGTCACTGCacttattgttttttaaaattattctattttgTTGATGTCGCTCGTACGATATTTTCTTCTGTTAACTctggtttatttttttgagattGTGTACAGTGGTGAGTGGGAACAAATGCACTCGTTTTATTCTGCAAATTCCGAATTTAAAGGCCTCCTGGTCTCTCAATATCAACAACTCAATGGATAAATTTTGTTCCACATCTATAAATAGATAGAAAAAAACTGATGTTACCATGTTCCCACACGCCCCTATCCCCGAGAGATTTATTTAAATCTCCAGAGAGTCGGTAGCATTATTGGATGCAACAAACCATTCGCTTCACGGTGATGGTGGTGATGGTAGTTTATCTAAATTATCCCCGTGACTCAATAACTCCTTAACGCCGTTATTCAGaatgaaatatgaaatattgatCTTCAACAAATTTGTAACTCgattatttcaatcaattgttCGGCATTAAAGGGTTGAATATTTGTATTTACCGTTTGTCACCACAGAGAGTAACAAAACAAATGCAAAATTCCCTGCTAAGGCACGAGAAAGGCTAAAGTAGATAGATATGTAGTTGCAGAGTGCACTTAAGGAGTTTGATTTCCTGCACACCGAGGACAAGGCGGGTGCGAGCTTGAGACCCCTTGTGACGGAGCCCCGTCCAGTGCTGATAGCACCACCCTCGCCGCGCACCCCCTCACCCCAACCTGTCGTCGAGTTCCCTGAGGATGAGGTAGATTAAACTGTTGAGGGAAAACAGATAAAAGAACTATTTTTCTTGTCGAACATGTGCTAACAAACGGGGAAATTTTAGTGATTGAATAGTCTGCATTTTTAACGGTtaatattgaatataaaattacTAACTGtagttgggaaaaaaaaacctccttGCAACAATAGAACTgcttttgtaattatttttacgacGGATCAGTGACTACGGCTCAGAGGAAGTCGATGTGAAAACGTTTGGGGCCACATGCATGAGTACTTTTGCATCGGTTTATTGGGATTGTGCACTCGACCGAGGAAAACCTGGTGCTGGGCTTTGTTGTTTGTACATATGAATTTAGATGATGCGATTTATCGTTAACAGGGTGAGACGAATGTAACCAAAGTAGGGAGAGGTAATTAGTCATTACAGTTGGAGGACAAATCCAAgtgaaatttcactgaattttgtGGAATTTATTTGGGATGAGGAGAAGGTCTTCAGATTTTCTGCACGTCTGTGGCTTTTGATTTCTTTAGTAAAATAGtcctttgacatttttttttattagagaataaaattattcccttGCAGCAATAATTGCAGTAATTTGTTATTAGAAAATTGAGTATCTAACTCAATGAAATAATAGTTTATAGAATTGcccagaaatattcaaaactcTATAGAACACTCAAATTTATCTCGAGTTGTGCTTTATCCCTAAAATCCTCAGGAATACCAAACCAATAAAACCGCAGTATTTCTAATTCTGGGCGCTTCTGATCGTATTAATCTGCCGTTAGGAATCTGATAATGTCACAAACCTTGTTTCGCCTGTTTAGGTGGTGTACGAGGCACCCTCGAGACCCCTGCAGTACAGGGACAGCGCCTATGAGTCCAGGAGACATTCGCAAATGACTGGAATGGCCCTTGAGAACTTCAGACTACTCTCTGTGCTCGGTCGTGGACACTTCGGCAAGGTCATTCTGTCGCAGTACAGAAATACTGGAGAGTACTTCGCTATTAAGGCATTGAAGAAGGGGGATATCATTGCTAGGGACGAGGTCGAGAGCTTGCTCTCGGAGAAGAGGATATTCGAGGTTGCCAACGCCACTAGGCATCCGTTCCTCGTTAATTTATTCGCCTGTTTCCAAACTGAGGTACTAATATTGCTTGTACacgattgatttatttatattcacccaataattttttttctctcattccaaGGAGAGATTGAaatcaaattgaatgaatgaatgggaattttaaatgagcgataaatttatatgaagttgtgaaattaattattctgtatttcatattttcccaGGCTCACGTATGTTTCGTTATGGAATACGCTGCTGGTGGTGATTTGATGATGCACATACATGCCGACGTCTTCGGCGAGTCACGAGCTGTTTTCTACTCAGCCTGTGTCGTTCTCGGTCTCCAATACCTACACGAAAGTCGCATAATTTATAGGTAACGTGAGATTACTTTACATTGTTATTATCCCACCCCTCCATTTCCATTGTTCGAAAGGTATTAATGGGAACTTCACGTTTACAGAGATTTGAAGCTTGATAATTTACTGCTGGATACAGAGGGTTACGTCAAGATAGCAGATTTTGGTCTCTGCAAGGAGGGAATGGGCTTTGGCGACAAGACAGGCACTTTCTGTGGGACACCTGAGTTCCTTGCCCCTGAGGTTCTCACGGAGACTTCCTACACGAGAGCTGTTGACTGGTGGGGATTGGGAGTTCTCATATTTGAAATGCTCGTTGGAGAGGTgagagaaatttatttattaaaaattatacttcatttttttactgcaaatttgtgaattgtaatttttttcattatagtCGCCTTTCCCGGGAGATGATGAAGAAGAAGTTTTCGACTCAATTGTCAACGACGAAGTGCGCTATCCGAGATTCCTTTCACTGGAGGCCATAGCAATCATGAGAAGGGTAATTAATTGTTCTTAGGTCCCATTAGAGATTAAATGGAGTGATGAAATGATCGTTATTAAAATTTCGTGTCAACAGCTACTCAGAAAGAATCCAGACAGAAGATTGGGTAGTAGTGAAAGAGATGCCGAGGATGTGAAGAAACAGGCATTTTTCAGACACATATCATGGGAGGATCTCCTACTGCGACGTGTGAAACCTCCGTTTGTTCCAGTAATTGTGAGTATCGCATGTCAAAGTGGCTTGTTCTCGAGAAAAGTTTCGTGTTGGATGCAAGAAACttgttctcatttttttatataaaacaattttataaattggTCGCGAAATTTCAGCTTCGAGATAATAAATCTCACTCGTTTTATCGTTAAAAAATCGTGAGATACTTAGTCCCTCTTATTTTCTGCTTCAGCATTCTGTGGAAGACGTGAGTAATTTCGACGAAGAGTTTACATCAGAGAAGCCCCACCTGACTCCCGCCAAAGATCCTCGGCCCCTCAGCGACCTGGAGCAGGGTCTCTTCCGTGATTTCACGTACATGGCTGATTGGTGCTAACAAATCCAGTAAATTCCataaagaaacaaaaaaaataatactcgATCCACTGTGAGATGAATCCCCGAACAATTGACTCACTGTTGGGGCGAGGTGTGGGTGGTCCCTCTGAGGGGAATAAGTGGAGTAAAAACACGAGGAGAAATAAAACCAAACCGATGGGACAAAGCAGACATTTACATGCTTATCCTGAGATCAGTTGGTCCCTtgatttgtatattttttaaaaggaGAGAATCATTTTAATCGTCTTCAAGCGCATTACGCAATACAATTCACAGTGGCTTGAATGCTTAAATGTTGAGTCGGTTATTTATCATGaagatttattattaattattatcattgttTCTACGTGATTATTGTTTATGAGAGATACTCGGTAGTTTCAGCCGGTTTACGGCAAACTAATGGTTCAAAAAAATAAGATGAAAAAGAGCGTTCAGTCACATTGCAGACGAAATTGATGGCTTAACGAGGCTTCATTTTAAATAGTGTTTGTCGAAGTTTCAATGTGCGAATGACTTCATCGGTTAATTGGACATTCACAATTGCTTCGTCGGACAAACTCAGTACAAGTCagttattcgatttttttgttcattcgtGATAAATCGTGGAGGAGAAGAACGTACATaatcaaatcaaatttttcgagTGAAATTTACAGTATCAAACGTATTAATATCAGTGGAGTAATGCTTTTTACGCAAGGCAACTACGGGCTGTTTTTGTGAGATtcttgtttttcaatgaaatactATGACTTGTGATATAAAAGAACTGGCATATAAGAGAGGTAATTAGATTGccttaa comes from the Diachasmimorpha longicaudata isolate KC_UGA_2023 chromosome 11, iyDiaLong2, whole genome shotgun sequence genome and includes:
- the Pkn gene encoding serine/threonine-protein kinase N isoform X1, translating into MAESSYYQNDYSRQPVLVELSHKYGVSVNDQPLPARLDELREHIRREIRKELKIKAGAEKLREVATDRRALSDVAMIVKKANSKLNELQAELQQVESQIILTQGQPQSPQRDYSNGQDTPLSPVDSSSPSQEGLITDLRIMTLEKQLNIELKVKQGAENMIQSLTSGHRDKKLLQEAQQMLDDSRAKIEFLRMRIRKVRQARQQQHARGDAPLSNGESTTGKDKYEPSLELALVERVEELRHRLRIEAAVVEGAKNVIRLLQSAKVADKKALTEAQASLSESSRKLDLLRMSLDMRRQELPADSATAAQLKTELASVQSASPVPVTYTSLQPFRGPLEGRATVPVSVSRCAAVTGQLEVRLMGCQDLAEEVPGRTRREHHPASPDLRSFVKGVTGRSSSKSYSVKDETSNDIMAVIKLDNQTVAQTSWRPCSQQAWDQRFSIELDKSRELEIGIYWKDWRSLCAVKFLRLEEFIDDVRHGMALQLEPQGLLFAEIRFLNPMISRKPKLQRQRKIFKQQAKNFPRANQMNINVATWGRLLKRSAPSLHSNRNSESPPSGGQSMQLVFDASLEDKAETPGEIPDPDKGGLSGARPLGMSASSGSLAPQSHPPPPPSAPPPPPPVATISKKASMISVPPPPPPKLDHELQSALKEFDFLHTEDKAGASLRPLVTEPRPVLIAPPSPRTPSPQPVVEFPEDEVVYEAPSRPLQYRDSAYESRRHSQMTGMALENFRLLSVLGRGHFGKVILSQYRNTGEYFAIKALKKGDIIARDEVESLLSEKRIFEVANATRHPFLVNLFACFQTEAHVCFVMEYAAGGDLMMHIHADVFGESRAVFYSACVVLGLQYLHESRIIYRDLKLDNLLLDTEGYVKIADFGLCKEGMGFGDKTGTFCGTPEFLAPEVLTETSYTRAVDWWGLGVLIFEMLVGESPFPGDDEEEVFDSIVNDEVRYPRFLSLEAIAIMRRLLRKNPDRRLGSSERDAEDVKKQAFFRHISWEDLLLRRVKPPFVPVIHSVEDVSNFDEEFTSEKPHLTPAKDPRPLSDLEQGLFRDFTYMADWC
- the Pkn gene encoding serine/threonine-protein kinase N isoform X2; its protein translation is MAESSYYQNDYSRQPVLVELSHKYGVSVNDQPLPARLDELREHIRREIRKELKIKAGAEKLREVATDRRALSDVAMIVKKANSKLNELQAELQQVESQIILTQGQPQSPQRDYSNGQDTPLSPVDSSSPSQEGLITDLRIMTLEKQLNIELKVKQGAENMIQSLTSGHRDKKLLQEAQQMLDDSRAKIEFLRMRIRKVRQARQQQHARGDAPLSNGESTTGKDKYEPSLELALVERVEELRHRLRIEAAVVEGAKNVIRLLQSAKVADKKALTEAQASLSESSRKLDLLRMSLDMRRQELPADSATAAQLKTELASVQSASPVPVTYTSLQPFRGPLEGRATVPVSVSRCAAVTGQLEVRLMGCQDLAEEVPGRTRREHHPASPDLRSFVKGVTGRSSSKSYSVKDETSNDIMAVIKLDNQTVAQTSWRPCSQQAWDQRFSIELDKSRELEIGIYWKDWRSLCAVKFLRLEEFIDDVRHGMALQLEPQGLLFAEIRFLNPMISRKPKLQRQRKIFKQQAKNFPRANQMNINVATWGRLLKRSAPSLHSNRNSESPPSGGQSMQLVFDASLEDKAETPGEIPDPDKGGLSGARPLGMSASSGSLAPQSHPPPPPSAPPPPPPVATISKKASMISVPPPPPPKLDHEVVYEAPSRPLQYRDSAYESRRHSQMTGMALENFRLLSVLGRGHFGKVILSQYRNTGEYFAIKALKKGDIIARDEVESLLSEKRIFEVANATRHPFLVNLFACFQTEAHVCFVMEYAAGGDLMMHIHADVFGESRAVFYSACVVLGLQYLHESRIIYRDLKLDNLLLDTEGYVKIADFGLCKEGMGFGDKTGTFCGTPEFLAPEVLTETSYTRAVDWWGLGVLIFEMLVGESPFPGDDEEEVFDSIVNDEVRYPRFLSLEAIAIMRRLLRKNPDRRLGSSERDAEDVKKQAFFRHISWEDLLLRRVKPPFVPVIHSVEDVSNFDEEFTSEKPHLTPAKDPRPLSDLEQGLFRDFTYMADWC